The Cinclus cinclus chromosome 18, bCinCin1.1, whole genome shotgun sequence genome has a segment encoding these proteins:
- the BIRC7 gene encoding baculoviral IAP repeat-containing protein 7 — MEAFWGLVSLFQSTAMGDAAPAGQPEPRASRCQLFDSSMRSEARRLRTFQQWPHTAPVSARDLVEAGFFYVGPRDEVQCFCCGGVLKDWRPGDCPIIEHLNFFPSCKYLCGEDVRNQEMLSLQDIFDTVDGQFLSALQGIVSEETALPDEPEYPEMVTEEMRLSTFENWPQHSSMRPEQLARAGFFYTGRGDVVRCFYCDGGVRSWSFGDDPWREHAKWYPECEFLLHSRGREFVSSVQATFSTTLLAPRHSWDQTEQEPSSQDPLRDWKLRAHPSEEQSLIVQNVLQMGFDPTWVANLVENKFALTGTFYLSESELVSDLLQSGWGASSSAGGSRGAVQRETGTSRQEMRPVQQKESDGSQLSTEEQLRRLQEERMCKVCMDKDVSVVFVPCGHLVACAECALNLRLCPICRAVIQGSVRAFMS, encoded by the exons ATGGAAGCCTTCTGGGGTTTAGTTAGCTTGTTTCAG AGCACAGccatgggggatgcagcaccagcagGGCAGCCTGAGCCCAGGGCTTCTCGCTGCCAGCTCTTCGATTCCAGCATGAGGAGTGAGGCCAGGAGGCTCAGGACTTTCCAGCAGTGGCCCCACACTGCCCCTGTGTCTGCCCGGGACCTGGTGGAGGCTGGATTCTTCTATGTTGGCCCCAGGGATGAAGTGCAGTGTTTCTGCTGTGGTGGTGTCCTGAAGGATTGGAGACCTGGTGATTGCCCCATAATAGAGCACCTgaatttcttcccttcctgcaaATACCTCTGTGGTGAGGATGTTCGGAACCAGGAgatgctgtccctgcaggacaTCTTTGACACTGTGGATGGGCAGTTCCTGAGTGCCTTGCAGGGGATAGTCAGTGAGGAGACAGCCCTGCCCGACGAGCCGGAGTACCCTGAGATGGTGACAGAGGAGATGAGACTGTCTACGTTTGAGAACTGGCCACAACATTCCAGCATGCGTCCAGAGCAACTGGCTAGAGCGGGGTTCTTTTACACAG GACGAGGCGATGTGGTGAGGTGTTTTTACTGTGATGGAGGTGTGAGGAGCTGGTCCTTTGGAGATGATCCTTGGAGGGAACATGCCAAATGGTACCCAGA GTGTGAATTTTTACTGCACTCAAGGGGGAGAGAGTTTGTTAGCAGTGTCCAGGCGACCTTTTCTACCACCCTGCTGGCTCCA AGACATTCCTGGGATCAGACTGAGCAAGAGCCTTCTTCCCAAG ATCCTCTGAGGGATTGGAAATTGCGGGCTCATCCTTCTGAGGAACAGAGTCTCATAGTGCAGAATGTCCTGCAGATGGGCTTTGACCCTACCTGGGTGGCAAACCTGGTAGAGAATAAATTTGCACTGACTGGGACTTTCTACCTGTCCGAGTCTGAGCTGGTTTCAGACCTGCTGCAGTCAGGCTGGGGGGcaagcagcagtgcaggaggaagcagag GTGCTGTTCAGAGAGAGACTGGAACCTCAAGACAAGAAATGCGACCTGTGCAGCAAAAGGAATCAG ATGGGTCTCAGCTGAGCACAGAAGAACAGCTCCGCCGCCTGCAAGAGGAGAGGATGTGCAAAGTGTGCATGGACAAAGATGTGTCTGTTGTGTTTGTCCCCTGTGGCCACCTGGTAGCTTGTGCAGAATGTGCCCTCAATTTGAGGCTGTGTCCCATCTGCAGGGCTGTCATCCAGGGCAGTGTGAGAGCTTTCATGTCCTGA